The region CCCAACGGCAGACTCCCCCACGGCCAGACTCCCCCCCACGGTGGGAACCCCCCACGCAGACTCCCCCCACAGCAGACTCCCCCCAGACCCCCCCACGGCAGACTCCCCCCACGGCGGGACCCCCCCCCGGCAGACTCCCCCCACGGCGGGACCTTTTTTACGGCGGGACCCCCCCCCACAGCGGGACTCCCCCCACTGCGGGACCCCCCCAACGGGACTCCCCCCACGGCAGACTCCCCCCACGGCGGACCCCCCATGGCAGACTCCCCCCACCGGCACCTTTTTACGGCGGGACCCCACGGGGACTCCCCCCACGGCGGGACCCCCCCAACGGCAGACTCCCCAACGGCAGACTCCCCCACGGCAGACTCCCCCACAGCGGGACCCCCCCCAACGGCAGACTCCCACCGGCAGACTCCCCCACCGCGGACCCCCCCCACGGCAGACTCCCCCCACGGCGGGACCCCCCCCCCATGGCAGACTCCCCCCACGGCGGGACCTTTTTTACGGCGGGACCCCCCCCACAGCGGGACTCCCCCACTGCGGGACCCCCCCCAACGGCAGACTCCCCCACAGCAGACTCCCCCACGGGACCCCCCCCACGGCAGACTCCCCCCACGGCGGGACCCCCCCACTGCGGACCCCCTCCCACGGCAGACTCCCCCCCGGCGGGACCTTTTTTACGGCGGGACCCCCCCACGGCAGGACTCCCCCACGGCCGGACCCCCCCCACGGCAGACTCCCCCATGGCGGGACCCACCGCAACGGCAGACTCCCCCACGGCGGGACTCCCCCATGGCAGATTGCCCCCCCATGGCGGGACCCCCACCAGGGCAGGATCTCCCCCATGGCAGACTCCCCCCCATGGTAGGACCCCCCCCTATGGCAGAACCCCCCCCCCATGATGGGACCCCCCACGACAGCCGCCCCCGTGGCGCCCCGCCACGGTGGGACCCCCATGGCAGCACCCCCCCCGTGGCGCCCCCCCCCCACGGCGGGCCTCAGTCCTGACCAGTGAGTGGCTGCTCACAGAGCCCAGTCTCCCGGAGGAGCTGCTGCAGGCCCAGGTCAGGGGGTCCCGCTCACCTTCTGCCCATGCCTCCTCCACTTTGAAGGCCAGCACAGTGGCCCCCGACCCCTCTCTGCCTTCAGGGGGCAGGTCTCCGCTTCTGACAGCCGCCGAGGTTACCTCCACACAGCCCAGCTGACCTGCGCTGTCCCCACTGGAAGCTGTGTGCCGCAGGGCGAGCCCCCAGCCAGCCCTGTCCCAGTCCCGGGGCACAGGTGTGGCTTCTCGGGCCTCGTCCCGCTGCCTCGCACTGTGGTTCAGCCTCACGTTTTCACGCCCGTGTGGCCTCATTAGCAGACGTTGCCAGGGTCCTGCCCCTCATTAACCTGACTTTGGCTCCTGCAGTCTGCCCCGGGACCCAGGCCCCCACCCATCAGGCCTCCAGCTGTCAGGTGCAGCCATCCGGGTGCCCGGACGCCCCCAGGGTTGGGGGCTTTGGGGCGCAGGTGTGCTGGGCGGCTCTCAGGCCCGCCAGCGTGCTGCCTGTGCTGTGGTCCCGAGGTGGGGCTCGACCCTGCTGGGCCCGGTTTGGGGTGTGCCGGAGAACAACACACTCTCTGTCCCCGCTTCCAGGCCGTACTTCGAAGGCCTGTCCCACTCCAGCTCACAGACAGAGATCGGAGCATCCACAGCGCCCGCAGCCAGAGGGAGCCTCCCAGCCCGGTGAGTAGCCCCACTGGGGTCCTCGGTGGGGCAGGGGCCACCCTGATCCTCCCGTCTGAGTCACTGGAGGCTCTGACAAGCCCGAGGCTCAGTGCCTCCTGGTTTGCCATGTGGCCCTGAGTAACCTGCCCAGTGACTGTTGTGGGGCGGCCCTGAGCCACGGTCCAGGAACGCTGGCCAGTACTCCCCAGGCTGCCTCCAAACCCAGAGCCCCCTGCCCAAGGGTGAGCCAGCCTGGGCACCATTGCCGACACCTCCTGATTCCCTCCTGTCTCATCCACACAGGCTGATGTGCCCGAGAAGACACGGGTCCTCGGAGGCAAGCAGCCCAGTGACAGCGTGTCCGATTTGGTGGCCACGTAAGCAGGCATGGGCCACCTTCACAGAGCGCACTTACGTGTTGCCTTTTGGGGTCTGACCGTgacctggaggtcctcttgctcCCACCATCTAGAACCTACACACAGAGATACGATGAGCCCCCCCTGGACTCTCCCCACCCCAGGACGGTCAGGATCCCCCTGGACTCACCCCACTCCTGGGAAATGGGTCAGGGCCCCTGGACTCACCCCACTCCCGGGGACAGTCAGGGTCCCCCTAGATTCACCCACCCCCGGGGACAGTCAGTATCCCCCTGGACTCACCCCACTCCTGGGGACGGTCAGGACCCCCCTGGATTCTCCCCACCCCCGGGGCCAGTCAGGGCCCCTggactctccccacccccaggggacAGTCAGGGCCCCTGGATTCACCCTAACCCCAAGGGTAATCAGGGTCCCTGGACTCAGCTCACCCCGGGGACGGTCAGGGTCCTTCAGGACTcaccccatctccaggggatggtCAGGGCCCTGGAGTCACCCTAACTCAAGAGGCCAGTTAGGGTTCCCTTGgactcaccccacccccaggggacGGTCAGGGCCACCCCCGCTTCGCTCTCAGGCACAAACCACCACGGGCTTCCTGCTGCTCTCGTGCAGGTTCTCAAGGAAGGGCAGGGTCGGGTGGTGCGGGCCTCCCTGCTGCAGGCGGGACTGGGAGCCCTGTGGTTGGAGGTGGGGGTCAGCTGGCTTCGCAGGGCAGCATGTGGCCACAGGCACGGAGTCACCAGCCCAGGAGAGGCCGAGCGCCTCACCCAAACCAAGGCCACTTGGGCACGGGAGCACAGCGCCAGGAGGAGACCCTGGGCGTGTGCGTTCCCGACGGTTCCATCCTCTGCCCACAGAGCCGCCCGCCCCCGGGAGCAGCCAGCACCACCCGAGGAAAGCCCCCGAAGTGGAGATCTCTGCCTGGACCTGTTCACTGAGAAGCTGCCGCCCAGCGGCCGGATCACCAAGACGGAATCCCTGGTCATCCCCTCCACCAGGTGGCCAGCCGCCCCAGGGAGGCCGTGGCCCAGGCAGTGCCCCCGCGGGCCGCTGTACAGCATGTGTAGCGCCCCGTGGGGGGGGCCCGTCTGGCTCACCTGGGACCCTCACTCACCCCCATCTGCAGCTGGCTGCCTGCTCCAAGGGCAGGGGAAGGcttgcccccgcccccgcctcccctgTCCTGGGCCCTGTGGCGCCATCTGGGCTGGGGCAGGCTTGCACTTGGTGCCCGCGATTCCATGCCGCTTGGTGCCAGGGTGGGCGGGGTGTGCCCGCTGGGCACGGGCCATGCAGACAAGCAGAGCAGCCCTCGCGCAGCGCACCGTCCAGCGCAGGGCCTCTGCGGGGCAGGGGCAGCTGGCCGGGGTCCCACGTGGCAGACGCTCGACGCATTGCTCCCCCGATTTTCGTCCTGCGGTCAGCCTGCACCGCCTCTCTGTACCTGCCTTCTCCGGAAATGAGAAGGGAGGCGATGTGCACACAGCCTTTGGGACCGAACCTCCTGACCCAGGCTGCGCCCAATGGGAGCCACCAGACAGGCGTGTCAGCCACTGGCCTCCGTGAGGCCTTGGCTTTGTGTTTCTGAGATGGGAGTCTTCCAGGAGCAGGGCTCTGGTGCTGGCACTACCTGGGGGGGCACAGGGGCCTGTGTCAGGCCTGGGAGAGGCACCCGGAGCTCCAGGACGGGCACAGCCTGCGCCAGGCACACctggcaggggaggggctggggtctcCTTCCTCATGGCCTGTGGCCCAGCTGCCCAACCGCCCCAGCGCAGCCGCCTCACTGCAGAGCGCGCGGGCACCCAGGGCAGTGAGTGCCCGCGGCTGCCCCACAGGTCCGAGGGGAAGCAGGCGGGCCGCCGGGGCCGGAGCACATCCCTGAAGGAGCGGCAGCCGGCACGCCCGCAAAACGAGCGGGCCAACAGCCTGGACAACGAGCGCTGCCCTGACACGCGGAGTCAGCTGCAGGTACCTGCGGGCGGGGGCCCAGCGGGAGGAGCCCCTGCCGTGCTGCCGGCCCCGGGGCCTCTGTCCACGTGGGGGCTGTGTGTCCACGCACACCACGGCTTGGGCTCTCCCGCCTGCTTCCAGGTGGCTGCTGGGGGTCCGCTGGGCAGGTGAGGGGCTGGGCACAGCTCGCCCTCAGGGCAGCTGCACATGAGCCCCGTCTCTCCAGATCCCCAGGAAGACTGTGTACGACCAGTTAAACCACATTCTCATCTCTGATGACCAGCCTCCCGGAAAACATCATTCTCGTGAACACCTCGGACTGgcaggggcaggtggggaggggccGGGCAGCCCGGGCAGggcagggcggggtggggtggggagcgggCAGTGTGTCCTCTCGGGGGCCCTGGCCAGCCCTCCCGCCATGGGCGCGAGCGGGGCGCGGCTGAGGTCCCCTGCCCCCCAGTTCCTCTCGGATGTGCTGCAGCGGCACACGCTCCCAGTGGTCTGCACCTGCTCCGCGGCGGACGTCCAGGCGGCCTTCAGCACCATCGTGTCTCGGATTCAGAGATAGTGAGTCCCGGGCGTGGGGCCGTCTGCTCCGCAGCGTCTCGGGCCGGGGCGAGGGCCGCTGGCGGGGCAGCCGGCCTGGCGGGCCGCCCTCCTGAAGCGCTGCCCCTCGTGCGCCCACAGCTGCAACTGCAATCCGCAGCCACCGACGCCCGTGAAGATCGCGGTGGCGCGCGCAGCACTACCTCAGCGCCGTGCTGCGGCTCTTCGTGGAGCAGCTGTCGCACAAGACCCCCGACTGGCTGGGCTACATGCGCTTCCTCGTCATCCCGCTGggtgagggggggggggggggggggagcggggGGGGGGCCCTGCCTCGGGGCTGCCCCCCGGGGCG is a window of Capra hircus breed San Clemente unplaced genomic scaffold, ASM170441v1, whole genome shotgun sequence DNA encoding:
- the LOC108635103 gene encoding phosphofurin acidic cluster sorting protein 2-like; its protein translation is MTSLPENIILVNTSDWQGQFLSDVLQRHTLPVVCTCSAADVQAAFSTIVSRIQRYCNCNPQPPTPVKIAVARAALPQRRAAALRGAAVAQDPRLAGLHALPRHPAGLPPRGPRYLGSVDYRYNTFFQDLAWRDLFSKLGAERR